The proteins below come from a single Bactrocera dorsalis isolate Fly_Bdor chromosome 5, ASM2337382v1, whole genome shotgun sequence genomic window:
- the LOC105226471 gene encoding probable serine/threonine-protein kinase fhkB — translation MKISNEFKVIVAFFCVCLIYHIDGLPQPRYGSHHHHHNSTAGNSGRHNATHHRPNNWQSHHRPNQTVDHQNHTNPNYWHPHHRPGRPWHNHHSHRRNWTQNIPISTQPINNDGGGQFAPTNSVWVAPSNSANSTNWKGGVSNINPNRGFLPQVNNGSNSDPIWHLGVAIASNLGPQPLAGSASGHKNTTNTGWNIPSGQLN, via the exons atGAAGATTTCAAACGAATTTAAAGTTATAGTGG CATTTTTCTGCGTTTGTTTGATTTACCACATAGACGGTCTGCCACAACCGCGGTACGGTtcgcatcatcatcatcacaaTTCCACGGCGGGGAATAGCGGACGGCATAATGCAACACATCACCGTCCTAATAACTGGCAATCACATCACCGACCCAATCAGACGGTTGATCACCAAAATCACACCAATCCTAATTACTGGCATCCACATCACCGACCAGGAAGACCATGGCATAATCATCATTCACATCGAAGAAACTGGACGCAAAATATCCCAATCAGCACGCAACCAATTAACAACGACGGTGGTGGACAATTTGCTCCCACCAATTCCGTTTGGGTGGCGCCAAGCAACTCAGCAAACTCTACAAATTGGAAAGGCGGTGTAAGCAACATTAACCCTAACAGAGGTTTCCTGCCACAGGTGAATAATGGATCCAATTCAGATCCCATTTGGCATCTAGGTGTCGCTATTGCGTCCAATTTAGGTCCACAACCGTTAGCTGGTAGTGCCTCTGGacacaaaaatacaacaaatactgGTTGGAATATCCCGAGTGGACAGCTTAATTGA
- the LOC105226472 gene encoding uncharacterized protein LOC105226472, whose amino-acid sequence MLFTNSCCLYSVVLMLAVPAYSAPTEQRSVAASNKQRARRQIFSDFGGDNPFFTPVDFNFGPNPLPRPQWGRPGPGEPLIFSNDRRQASTSTTTTTPSPSNGQQANANAAPNIVFINNQPIVATIAPFTAPTTASPQFLNCFGSCPTTSEYNPVCASNQQQYQNPQKFDCARQCGADIQIVRRGACEGLFPMQRG is encoded by the exons ATGTTGTTTACAAATAGTTGTTGTCTTTACTCAG TGGTGTTAATGTTAGCCGTCCCAGCGTACAGCGCGCCAACTGAGCAGCGCAGTGTGGCAGCCAGCAACAAACAACGGGCGAGGCGTCAAATTTTTTCTGACTTCGGTGGCGACAATCCTTTCTTCACACCAGTGGACTTTAATTTTGGACCGAACCCTTTACCGCGCCCACAGTGGGGACGCCCCGGTCCGGGCGAACCGCTGATATTTAGCAATGATAGGAGACAAGCATCCACCAGCACAACAACTACTACACCATCACCATCTAACGGTCAACAAGCAAACGCCAATGCTGCGCCAAATATCGTTTTCATTAACAATCAACCCATTGTTGCAACCATAGCACCGTTTACGGCGCCGACGACGGCTTCGCCTCAATTCCTGAATTGTTTTGGCAGCTGCCCCACCACCTCCGAGTACAATCCGGTGTGTGCGAGCAATCAGCAGCAATATCAGAATCCGCAGAAGTTCGACTGTGCGCGACAGTGCGGTGCAG ATATCCAGATTGTGCGTCGCGGCGCCTGCGAAGGTCTCTTTCCAATGCAACGCGGGTAA
- the LOC105226473 gene encoding uncharacterized protein LOC105226473, producing MDPAKQLGIGKEQAKIEHLARRNFQKKWAKLGDEKLNRFYNQNEVNQQLQDILKNKELCPYKYTGNGDSYFVSPDMYNSLLAKCRCGRKRSETHILKCLRKAENPNSQRATMSADVSNLAQPQSSDNACQPTADRSKSAVNTSFPRTSNSLIGWQKRPSSYKQWENSMKHISPIATMPQPRLTATSYNILHIA from the exons ATGGATCCCGCTAAGCAACTAGGAATCGG GAAAGAGCAGGCGAAAATAGAGCATTTGGCGCGTCGCAATTTCCAGAAGAAATGGGCTAAGCTTGGTGATGAAAAGTTGAACAGGTTCTACAATCAAAACGAGGTCAATCAACAGCTGCAGGATATACTGAAAAACAAAG AGCTCTGCCCTTACAAATATACGGGCAATGGTGACTCATACTTCGTCTCGCCGGACATGTACAACTCATTGCTAGCGAAATGTCGTTGCGGTCGCAAGCGCAGTGAAACACACATTTTAAAATGCCTGCGAAAAGCGGAAAATCCAAACAGTCAGCGAGCAACGATGTCAGCCGATGTCAGTAATTTAGCGCAACCCCAGAGTTCTGACAATGCATGCCAACCAACGGCAGACAGAAGCAAGAGTGCAGTCAATACCTCTTTTCCAAGAACCTCAAATT CGTTAATTGGCTGGCAAAAACGTCCTTCAAGCTACAAGCAATGGGAGAATTCAATGAAACACATATCACCGATTGCTACTATGCCTCAACCACGACTGACTGCCACTTCGTATAATATTCTTCACATTGCCTAA